The region AGCCCAAAGCCCACGAGGGCGGGAAAAATCGGGGGTCCAGGGGGCGGAGCCCCATGGCAGGGGGTCTGAGGGATGTGCCCCCAAAAACCTTATCGGAGGATTAGTCATGAAAGTAAAAACCTTTGTAATAGCCATTTTGGCCCTACTAATAAGCTGTGCCACCCCTGCCCCATCACCTCTACCAACAACTCCAAGCCCTTCCCCCGAAAAACATCCCCTCTATCTGGCCATAATATGGCACCAGCACCAGCCCCTTTACTATAAAGACCCCGAAACAGGCCTCTACACCCGTCCTTGGGTCAGAGTCCACGCCACAAAAGACTATTACGATATGGCTGCCATCCTGGAACAATATCCAAAAGTGAAAGTCACTTTCAACCTCACCCCGAGCCTTATCCGTCAGCTGGACGATTTCGCTGGCGGTGCCAAGGATATTTACTGGGCTCTGGCGGAAAAACCTGCCCAGGAATTGACTGAAGAAGAGAAAAGATTTATCCTCCAGCGCTTCTTTGACGCCAACTGGGAGCGTGTCATACCTCGTTTCCCCCGCTATAAAGAACTTCTGGATAAGCGAGGTCATTCTGCTGATAAAGCCGCGATCGACAGAGCCCTCACCACCTTTACCGTCCAGGATCTCCGTGACCTTCAGATCCTCTTCAACCTGGCCTGGTTTGACCCCGACTTCCTGGCCCAGGAACCTCTTAAGAGCCTGGTGGAGAAAGGGAGAGGCTTCAGTGAAGAAGATAAGAAGGTAATCTTTGAAAAAGCCAGGGAAGTGATAAGAGCTGTAATCCCCAAACACAAAGAACTTCAGGACAGAGGGCAAATTGAGGTCACAACTTCTCCCTATGCTCATCCCATCCTCCCCCTCCTATACGATGCTAACCTGGCTGCAGTAGGCAATCCCTCTTCCAGGCTACCTTTCCACTTTTCTTTTCCAGAAGATGCCTCCGCCCAGCTCAGAAAAGCCGTGGAAATCTACGAAAAGCACTTTGGGCGCAAACCAAGGGGCCTCTGGCCTTCTGAGGGGGCAGTAGCTTATGGGATTGTAGGCCTTGTAGCCGATGCGGGCTTCACATGGATGGCTTCGGGTGAAGACGTGCTGGCAGCGACTCTGGAACTGGGCTCTTTTGCCCGGGACAGCCAGGAAACGGTCAAAGATGCTGACACCCTTTACCGGCCTTATTACGTCCGATTCCGGGGTGGTAAACCTGTAGCGGTCCTCTTCCGAGACAGAGTCATATCCGATAAGATCGCTTTCGTTTATTCGGGGATGCCTGGCGAAGAAGCCGCCAAGGACTTCATCCAGAGGCTGAGGAACATCCGCCGGTGCCTTGAGGAAACCAGCGCAAAAGGCCCCCATCTGGTCAGCATAATCCTGGATGGTGAAAATGCGTGGGAATGGTATGAGAACGATGGCAAAGAATTTCTTCATGCCCTTTACCGAAACCTCTCAGAGACTGAAGACATAAAGACCATAACCCCTTCTGAATACATAAAGCTCTTCCCGGAGCAGCGGGAACTGATGCGTCTCTGGCCGGGCTGCTGGTTCAGCCCCGATTTTGACACCTGGATAGGGGAAGCCGAAGAAAACATAGCCTGGAATTACCTTTTCAAAGTGCGCAACTTCCTGGCCGAATATGATCTTCACCAGCGCCGCACTGCTCCTCCTGAGGCCATTGCCCGGGCTCAAGATTATATATACCTGGCCGAGGGTTCCGATTGGTTCTGGTGGTATGGCTCTGACCAGGATTCCGGCCAGGATGAATACTTTGACTACGCCTTTCGCTCCCTTCTGAAAGAAGTTTACAGAGCCCTTGGGGAGGTGCCTCCTCCTTTCCTGGACGCCCCTATAATTCCACCCAGGCCTGTAGCTCCTACCCGGAGTATGGAAAAAACCTTCACCCCCACCCTGGACGGACAAATCTCACTTGAGGAATGGGCTCAGGCTGGCTACTACCGGGAACCTGGACAAATTGTGGAGGAAGTCTACTACAGCTTTGACGGCCAAAACCTTTACTTAAGGTTAGAAAGCCTTTCCCCCTGGAGCGAACTGGGACCGGAAGCCCATCTGGGCGTCTACATCTCAAGCCCTTACGTCACCACGGCTAACCCCTTTTCCCGCCTGGGCTTCCAGAGAGAACCCCGCACTTATCTGGGATTCCGTGCAACCCACCTGGCTGAAATCGCTTTCGCTGCCGGGAAAGCTATCTCCTCCACCCTCACCCGTGCCGATGGCCTGAACAACTGGCTCGACCCTCAACCCATCAAAGCTGGTGTGGGAGAGAGCACACTGGAACTGGCTATACCATTGGCCTCCCTGGGGGAACTCAGCGCAGGCGATGCCTTGAACCTGAGAGTGGTGATCAGCAAAGGAGGGAAAGACACAGACCTTATCCCTTCCCTCGGTCCTCTGCGTATCATTGCCCCGGAGCTGCGGCCCATCACTTTTATCCTTGAAGTCCGGGACCCCGAGGGCGATGATCACGGTCCTGGCTCTTATCTCTATCCCCTGGACGCTGTATTCCAACCGAAGGTCTTTGACCTTAAAAGCTTTGCCGTGGGTGAAGACGAAGAAGATCTGGTTTTTGCCTTCACATTTTATGGGCCTGTACCTAACCCCTGGAACTCGCCCATAAACCTCTCCCTCCAGACCCTGGATATATACATTGACGTTGACCCTGGAGCCGGTACCGGACGGCGCCTTCTTCTCCCGGGGCGCAATGCCTCCCTGGCAAAAGGCTATGGATGGGAATATGCCATCTGGGTGGAAGGATGGCTTCAGCAGATATGGACCGCAGACCCTTCGGGGGAGATCAAACAGCTCAAAGCCCCTGTTAAAACCATAGTCAACCCCGACAGGCAAAGTGTCACTGTGCGTGTTCCGAAGGAGGTCTTCGGCAGGGATGTAAACCTCCGCCGCTGGGCCTACGTGGCAGCCGTATTGAGCCAGGAAGGCTATCCATCTCCGGGGGTCTGGCGGGTAAGAGACGTGGAGAAGGAGCCGAAGCAGTGGCGCATGGGTGGTGCCCCTAACGACACAAATCACACCCGCATCGTTGACTTAGCCTGGCCGGAGGGAACTTCTCCTTCCCAGGAGGAAATCTTGAGCAAATACCCGCCTTCCAGAGAGCCGAACATGGACAAACTGGGGCCGGACGACTTCTGCCAGATCCCACCGATGAAACCACCTGAATAGCCATTTGCTGCCATCTGTAAACCGCCTGTGAGCTATGCATGGCTCGTTTGACAAATCAGAAGTTTGTGTTTACAATAATGACCGAAAACCCCCCTCAAGGAGGAGGCCTATGAATAAGAGACTATACATCCTGTTTGCCCTGCTCACGATCTTAGCCCTGATCGTAGCGGGGTGCAAGCCGACCCCTACCCCTAAGCCCAAGATTAAGATAGCCGTTGTTTCCGACATCGGCGGCAGGGGTGACCTGAGCTTCAACGACATGGCTTTTAAGGGTGGGGACGAGGCTGAAAGAGACTTCGGCGTAGAAATGGTTGAACTCGTAAGCAAAGTGGAAGCTGACTATGTCCCCAACCTGACCACTGCCGCCAAGGACCCCGACGTCAAACTCATAGTGGGAGTTGGTTTCCTCTTGAGCGATGCCCTGGCTGAAGTAGCCCAGAAGTATCCCGATAAGAACTTCGTAGGTATTGATACCTACGCCCAGTCCATCATTAAGGAGAAAGCCCCCGATAAGTATCCTCTGCCCAACCTCATGGACATCGTTTACGAGGAGCACAAAGGCAGCGCTATAGTGGGAGCCCTAGGTGCTCTCCTGGCGGCCGCCTACGACAAGCCTCACATTGGTGCTGTCCTGGGAATTGAGATCCCGGTCCTCTGGAAGTTTGAAATCGGCTACAAGTGGGGTGCCCGCTGGGCCACCGAATGGCTCAAGAAGAATGTGCCTAACGAGGCCTTTGATTACACCAAGGACTTCGTCCTCTGGACCTATACCGGGACTTTCAGCGATATTACCAAGGGCTACGAAGCCGCTAAGGCCATGTATGCTAAAGACGCCGTGGCCGTATACAACATCGCTGGCCCTCTGGGACTGGGCATCAATCAGGCCGTGTCCGAAATTGCTGAAGCTCAAAAGCTGGAGTTTGGCCCGCCCTTCTGGATTGGCGTAGACGCTAACCAGGACTGGATCAACCCCGGCTTCGTCATCGCCAGCATGATGAAGAGAGTTGATAAAGGTGTATACTACGCCACGAAGCTGGTGGTGGACGGCAAATTTAGGGACATTGTCAAGGAAAACAAGGGCGTCCTGGTTCTGGGTGTCGGGACCAAAGTGGCCGGCGAGCTTATGGAAGGCATCTCCGTGAGCACCCTGGCCGACCTTGACGAGTTCATCCAGATGGGTATCAATGCCGAAAAGCTCACCGGCAAGAAAGTCCTCCCCATGGAGCCCGACAAAATCCGCGAGAAGGTCAAGAAGATGAGAGACGCTCAGCCCGAGTGGGTGTGGCGCGCCATCAAAGAACTTGAGGAGCAGATCCGCACCGGAGCCGTTGAAGTTCCGGCCGTCACCACCGACGAGCTAATCAAGAAGTGGCGCGACGAGCTCGGGTAAAAGGGAAGGGGGAGGGGGCTACTCCCCCTCCCCTTTCTTTTGCTCACTTTGGCTAAGCATAGAGAAGAGGCAAGCGATAGCTTGCTTTTATTTTTAGGCTAATCAAGCGGCAAGGGCGCCCTCATGGTTCCTTAGCTGGTCCTTTGCGGGTGATCCACTTAAGGAGGAAATCAGGGCATGAGCTCCAAACTTCTGGTTGAAATGAAATCAATCCACAAAGTCTATCCAGATGGCACTGTAGCTCTGAAAGGGGTTGACTTTGAGGTCAGTGGCGGAGAGATAATCGGCCTTCTGGGCGAGAACGGGGCCGGAAAAACCACTTTAATGAAAATCCTTTCGGGCCTCCTTCCCCCAACCTCCGGCGAAATTTACTATAACGGGAAAAAGGTTCACTTCCGCAATCCTTCCGACGCCCTCAAACTGGGGATAGGCATGGTCCACCAGTATTTTGCTCTGGTCCCGCCTTTTACCCCACTGGAGAACATCCTCCTGGGTCAGGAAAAAACGGGCCGGCTATCTCCCCTGGATCTCAAAGGAGCAAGAGATAAAATTAAAGCCCTTATGGACGAAACAGGCCTTCATGTCCCTCTTGACACCCCTGTGGAAATGTTATCGGCTGGCGTTCAGCAGAGGGTGGAAATCCTCAAAGTCCTCTACCGCGGGACCGACGTTTTAATCCTGGATGAACCCACTTCTTATCTCACCCCACTGGAAGTTGAGGAACTCTTCAAAGTAATGCGCAAACTTAAAGCCCAGGGTAAAGCTATCGTTTTTATCACCCACAAATTGCGGGAAGTGATGGAAATAAGCGACCGGATTCAGGTGCTAAGGAATGGGGTGGTGACCGGAAAATTGCCTACTTCTGAGGCCACTTTTGAAAAATTAGCCATCATGATGGTGGGGAGGGAAGTCATCCCTCAAGCAGTTCGCTCCCAGGCCGAACCAGGAGAGCCCATCCTCAGGGTCAATGACCTTCATGTTATGAGCGATTTTGGCACCATGGCAGTGAAAGGAATCTCCTTTGAAGTTAGAGCGGGGGAGATTTTCGGGATAGCGGGGGTTGAAGGGAATGGCCAGAGCGAACTGATCCAGGCTATAACTGGTCTAAGGCGACCTGTCAAGGGGGAAATATGGATAAAGGACCACCACGTGACAGCCTTCGGGCCTCGCAAGCTTTATAGCCTGGGCCTTTCCCACATCCCGGAGGATAAAAGCAAGTTTGGCCTGGCAATGAACTTTGACCTGGCTGAAAACAGCATTCTGAGCAGACAGTGGGAATCACAATTCGCAGGAGCGCTCGGAAGATTGAACTGGGACAAAATCCTGAAATTTGCCCAGTATCTGGTCAAATCCTTCAATGTAGTTACTCCCGGCCTCAGGACTCCGGTGAAGAGCCTGAGCGGAGGAAATCAGCAGAGGCTCCTGGTGGGCAGGGAGCTCTCTAAAGAGCCGTCCCTCGTGGTTGCTGCGCACCCCACCCGGGGTCTGGATATAGCCTCTACGGTGTATATAAGAGAGCTTCTGATCAAGATGCGCGATGCTGGGAAGGCAGTGCTTTTAGTCTCCGCAGACCTGGATGAGATTCTTGAGCTCAGTGACAGGATTGCTGTAATGTATGAGGGCGAGTTTCTCGGTGAGGGGAGGATTGGGGAGTTTGCCCGGGAAGAGATAGGGATGATGATGGGTGGCGTGAGGCTTAAAACTGAAGCCGGAGGTAAACGATGAGGCTGCTTCGTGGACTTCGTCCCATCTTTGAGTCTCTGCTGGCTATAATCGTCGGGCTCATCGTGGGTTCAATCCTCATGATGGTTTTCGGGTATCACCCGCTGAGAGCTTATGCAGCCCTTTTTCGGGGGACTTTCGGTTCCCCCGTGGATGTTCTGGAAACCCTAGCTTTTGCCGTCCCTATCATGCTTACAGCCATAACCTTCGCTTTGGGGGTCCGCTCAGGCCTTTTCAACATAGGAGCCGAGGGGCAAATGTATCTTGGGGCCATCGGAGCGGTGGCTGTAGCGGGACTTATACAACTTCCACCAGTAATACACGTTCTGGCTGCAACCCTGGCCGGTATGGTAGCAGGAGCTCTCTGGTCCCTCATCCCCGCCATTTTAAAGATCTGGCGTGGGGTCCACGAGGTAATTTCCACCATAATGTTCAACTGGATAGCTTATCATTTCTCCATCTATCTGGCCATTTACTATCTTGCCCAGCCTGGCAGAGCGGAACGAACAGTCCCCGCTCTTCCCACGGCCAGATACCCCGTTATAGTAGAAGGAGCAACCCTTACGCTTGTATTTGTGGTAGCTTTAGCCTTTTGCTTTTTTATTTATTTTTACCTCTGGGGGACAAGATCTGGCTATGAGTTGAGGCTTGTAGGTGAGAACCCTCACGCTGCTCGTTACGCTGGGGTTTCGGCTAGGAAAGTGCTTTTTATAAGTTTCCTTCTTGGGGGAATGGCCGCTGGGCTGGCAGGAGCAAGCCAGATCATCGGCCGGCCCCCCGCCTGGTCTCTTTATGCCACGCTGGGAAATGTTATATCCCTTGGGTTTGACGGCATAGGAGTAGCCCTCATAGGCCGCAACCATCCCTTAGGGGGAATCCTGGCGGCTATCCTCTACGGCACCCTTCAGCACGGAGGCCGCTACATGGAGTATCACGCTGGCGTGGATTCAGAGATGGTCAGGGCCATAAACGGCATTATAATAGTGGCCCTTTCTATTCCCGAACTCTGGGCTATTATAAGGAGGAGACTCAAGCGATGAACCAGCAGAGGATCTTCTGGATTTTGGCCGCAGTAATAATAAGTGCACTTGTTTTCTATGGCATAGAGATAGCAGGCCTTATGCCTCTCTCCATTCTGGAAGCCACCTTCCTGGCTATGACTCCGCTGGTCTTAGCGGCTGTTGGGGAATGTATAAACCAGAAAGCCGGGGTCATCAATATCGGTTTGGAAGGAATTCTGCTTTTAACCTCGGTCCTCGGAGTCTATGGAGCTGAGCTGTTCGGGAATGGATGGGGTGGATTGTTTTTTGGAATGATAGTAGGTGCTCTGATCGGCCTTTTTCTTGGCCTTATAAGTGTATATGCCAGGGCAGCCCAGGTAATAGCTGGTATAGGTATCAACGTCTTCGCCATCGGGTTTGTCCCTTTCCTGTTGAGATCCATCTGGGGCTTCCCGGGTATTCACCTTTTCCCCCGCGCCCTTATGGTCCAGCCCCTTTACACCCCAATAGGTAGGATAAATCCCGTGACCATCATAGCCATAGCTTTAGCCATCCTGGGGCACCTCTTCCTTCACCGAACTGTCCTGGGCTTCCGGATAAAGGCCTGTGGGGAAAGACCGGAGGCGGCGGACGTAGCGGGGATAAGGATTGACCTCATAAGGCTGTTCACTGCTACCCTTGGAGGAGCCCTCTGCGGACTGGGTGGAGCTTTCATGCCCCTGGGCTGGTTCGGTGGGGTGGTGAAGGAAATATCTGCTGGGCGCGGGTTCATAGCTCTGGCCTGTGTGGTCTTTTCAGGGCTTGAGCCCCTTCTGGCTTTGGCAGCAGCCTTCATCTTCGGTTTCGCCGAAGGGTTCGCCTACGCTGTAGCCATTACCCCTGGCGTCAAAGAGATCATACCCTTCTACTTCGTGCACATGATCCCCTACATAACCACCTTGTTGGTTGTGACCATAGCCATAGGGCAGAGGAGATTTCCGGCAGCTTCCGGTTTGCCTTACAGGCGGGAATAGTTATGGGCACAATCCTTGGACTTATAGGCTCAGCAAGGCCCTGGGGAAACTCTGAGGTCCTTATAAGGGAAGCGCTGGTTGCCGCCCGGGAAGAGGGTGCTTCGGTAAAGGCCCTGAGGATAAGCGACCTTCACATCGAACCCTGCACGGGCTGCATGCGGTGTGCTTTCCGCAGCGAGGAGTGCCCTATAAAGGACGATATGAATTTCTTCCTGGAAACAGCGCTTCAGGCTGATGGTCTCATCTTAGCTGCACCGACGTATTTCCTGAACGTTCCTGGCCCTTTGAAAAACGTGTTTGATCGTTTCCTCATGCTCTCTCCTCGCTGGGATACCCGGAAAGATGAAGACTTAAAGCCCGGAGGGGTTATTATGATAGCGGGCCTTTCTCCCTGGAAAGGTGTAACCAGACCATTCCTCAATGCTTTTCTCTATACTTTGGGCTTTGTGCCGATTGAAAGCATTGTGGCGTTTTTCCCTGGTCCGGGAGAAAGCCTTCTGGACGATGAAATTGTGAGCAAAGTCAGGGAGCTGGGCCGCCGGGTGGTGAGAGGAGAGAAAAGGTCTTTTCTGCCTCGGGGAAACTATTGTCCTGTTTGCGATTCTGATTTCTTCCGTTTGGAGGGGAATGAAGCTGAGTGCCCTGTTTGCGGGACAAAAGCCCTCGTCCTGCTGGAAAATGGGGGCATAAAATTGGATTTTTCCCGGGGTATATCGGACCGCTGGACCTCGGAGGGGCTTCGGAAACACCTGAACGAGTGGATAAGGGAGACAGGGGTCAGGTTCATGGCTGTCAGGCAACAAATCAAAGAGCGCCGCCGGTCTTTAGAAGCGGAAGAACTTGAGTGGGTGAAACCTCCAGAGAGGGGTTAAAGCAATGGCTGGGACGAAAAGGGGGCTGGGAAAGGGGCTTGAAGCTCTCATCCCTTCCCTAGGCCTGGAGGAAAGTGGAGCCATTAAAGAAATTTCAGTGGATGAAATTATACCCAATCCCTACCAGCCGAGGCGCCA is a window of Anaerolineae bacterium DNA encoding:
- a CDS encoding glycoside hydrolase, producing MKVKTFVIAILALLISCATPAPSPLPTTPSPSPEKHPLYLAIIWHQHQPLYYKDPETGLYTRPWVRVHATKDYYDMAAILEQYPKVKVTFNLTPSLIRQLDDFAGGAKDIYWALAEKPAQELTEEEKRFILQRFFDANWERVIPRFPRYKELLDKRGHSADKAAIDRALTTFTVQDLRDLQILFNLAWFDPDFLAQEPLKSLVEKGRGFSEEDKKVIFEKAREVIRAVIPKHKELQDRGQIEVTTSPYAHPILPLLYDANLAAVGNPSSRLPFHFSFPEDASAQLRKAVEIYEKHFGRKPRGLWPSEGAVAYGIVGLVADAGFTWMASGEDVLAATLELGSFARDSQETVKDADTLYRPYYVRFRGGKPVAVLFRDRVISDKIAFVYSGMPGEEAAKDFIQRLRNIRRCLEETSAKGPHLVSIILDGENAWEWYENDGKEFLHALYRNLSETEDIKTITPSEYIKLFPEQRELMRLWPGCWFSPDFDTWIGEAEENIAWNYLFKVRNFLAEYDLHQRRTAPPEAIARAQDYIYLAEGSDWFWWYGSDQDSGQDEYFDYAFRSLLKEVYRALGEVPPPFLDAPIIPPRPVAPTRSMEKTFTPTLDGQISLEEWAQAGYYREPGQIVEEVYYSFDGQNLYLRLESLSPWSELGPEAHLGVYISSPYVTTANPFSRLGFQREPRTYLGFRATHLAEIAFAAGKAISSTLTRADGLNNWLDPQPIKAGVGESTLELAIPLASLGELSAGDALNLRVVISKGGKDTDLIPSLGPLRIIAPELRPITFILEVRDPEGDDHGPGSYLYPLDAVFQPKVFDLKSFAVGEDEEDLVFAFTFYGPVPNPWNSPINLSLQTLDIYIDVDPGAGTGRRLLLPGRNASLAKGYGWEYAIWVEGWLQQIWTADPSGEIKQLKAPVKTIVNPDRQSVTVRVPKEVFGRDVNLRRWAYVAAVLSQEGYPSPGVWRVRDVEKEPKQWRMGGAPNDTNHTRIVDLAWPEGTSPSQEEILSKYPPSREPNMDKLGPDDFCQIPPMKPPE
- a CDS encoding BMP family ABC transporter substrate-binding protein, with translation MNKRLYILFALLTILALIVAGCKPTPTPKPKIKIAVVSDIGGRGDLSFNDMAFKGGDEAERDFGVEMVELVSKVEADYVPNLTTAAKDPDVKLIVGVGFLLSDALAEVAQKYPDKNFVGIDTYAQSIIKEKAPDKYPLPNLMDIVYEEHKGSAIVGALGALLAAAYDKPHIGAVLGIEIPVLWKFEIGYKWGARWATEWLKKNVPNEAFDYTKDFVLWTYTGTFSDITKGYEAAKAMYAKDAVAVYNIAGPLGLGINQAVSEIAEAQKLEFGPPFWIGVDANQDWINPGFVIASMMKRVDKGVYYATKLVVDGKFRDIVKENKGVLVLGVGTKVAGELMEGISVSTLADLDEFIQMGINAEKLTGKKVLPMEPDKIREKVKKMRDAQPEWVWRAIKELEEQIRTGAVEVPAVTTDELIKKWRDELG
- a CDS encoding ABC transporter ATP-binding protein; this encodes MSSKLLVEMKSIHKVYPDGTVALKGVDFEVSGGEIIGLLGENGAGKTTLMKILSGLLPPTSGEIYYNGKKVHFRNPSDALKLGIGMVHQYFALVPPFTPLENILLGQEKTGRLSPLDLKGARDKIKALMDETGLHVPLDTPVEMLSAGVQQRVEILKVLYRGTDVLILDEPTSYLTPLEVEELFKVMRKLKAQGKAIVFITHKLREVMEISDRIQVLRNGVVTGKLPTSEATFEKLAIMMVGREVIPQAVRSQAEPGEPILRVNDLHVMSDFGTMAVKGISFEVRAGEIFGIAGVEGNGQSELIQAITGLRRPVKGEIWIKDHHVTAFGPRKLYSLGLSHIPEDKSKFGLAMNFDLAENSILSRQWESQFAGALGRLNWDKILKFAQYLVKSFNVVTPGLRTPVKSLSGGNQQRLLVGRELSKEPSLVVAAHPTRGLDIASTVYIRELLIKMRDAGKAVLLVSADLDEILELSDRIAVMYEGEFLGEGRIGEFAREEIGMMMGGVRLKTEAGGKR
- a CDS encoding ABC transporter permease, translated to MRLLRGLRPIFESLLAIIVGLIVGSILMMVFGYHPLRAYAALFRGTFGSPVDVLETLAFAVPIMLTAITFALGVRSGLFNIGAEGQMYLGAIGAVAVAGLIQLPPVIHVLAATLAGMVAGALWSLIPAILKIWRGVHEVISTIMFNWIAYHFSIYLAIYYLAQPGRAERTVPALPTARYPVIVEGATLTLVFVVALAFCFFIYFYLWGTRSGYELRLVGENPHAARYAGVSARKVLFISFLLGGMAAGLAGASQIIGRPPAWSLYATLGNVISLGFDGIGVALIGRNHPLGGILAAILYGTLQHGGRYMEYHAGVDSEMVRAINGIIIVALSIPELWAIIRRRLKR
- a CDS encoding ABC transporter permease; this encodes MNQQRIFWILAAVIISALVFYGIEIAGLMPLSILEATFLAMTPLVLAAVGECINQKAGVINIGLEGILLLTSVLGVYGAELFGNGWGGLFFGMIVGALIGLFLGLISVYARAAQVIAGIGINVFAIGFVPFLLRSIWGFPGIHLFPRALMVQPLYTPIGRINPVTIIAIALAILGHLFLHRTVLGFRIKACGERPEAADVAGIRIDLIRLFTATLGGALCGLGGAFMPLGWFGGVVKEISAGRGFIALACVVFSGLEPLLALAAAFIFGFAEGFAYAVAITPGVKEIIPFYFVHMIPYITTLLVVTIAIGQRRFPAASGLPYRRE
- a CDS encoding flavodoxin family protein, with protein sequence MGTILGLIGSARPWGNSEVLIREALVAAREEGASVKALRISDLHIEPCTGCMRCAFRSEECPIKDDMNFFLETALQADGLILAAPTYFLNVPGPLKNVFDRFLMLSPRWDTRKDEDLKPGGVIMIAGLSPWKGVTRPFLNAFLYTLGFVPIESIVAFFPGPGESLLDDEIVSKVRELGRRVVRGEKRSFLPRGNYCPVCDSDFFRLEGNEAECPVCGTKALVLLENGGIKLDFSRGISDRWTSEGLRKHLNEWIRETGVRFMAVRQQIKERRRSLEAEELEWVKPPERG